CCGACACTGACTGCGTCCTCTTATGTCAGCCCGCAGCCTGCGTCTGAGCCCGTGGGAGAGCCGGATCGTGGAGCGGCTCATGACGCCCACGTTGTCCTTCTTGGCCCGGAGTCGCAGCGCCGCCACCCTCCTCAACAACAGCGACTCCAGTGAGTATGAGACCCTGTCTGGGGCATATCTTTATCTTTCTGTCTTCATCtctatgttttttatataaaactCTAGGGTGATATTTGGTTCGATTGAAAGATAGGaaacaatctcaccacaaggtccatgttctggagcttttgatcgtATCATATGACCTTCATTCACAGACGGAGTTCACCCAGTTATCATGAAATTGCAGATgttcaaatttccatttttttccccgAGCACTTGTCTTGACAGTTCGCCAAAGTCACCTTAAAATTTGAGTTTCAACTTTGAAGTCCTTAAAATggccagaaaaaaaatgcaaatagaCCTCGTGGTCAGATTGTTTTCTCaacaacaattattttcattattgattaatctgtcagttAATAATGTaatcagcaaatgtttggcagtTTTGCTTTATAAATAACTTGTTTCAGTTCAGTGTTTATCTTTTCCCCTCCCTATTACTCTTTCTTTATCTCTATGGATCTATGTATTCATATTTCTATATAACATCCTGTTGTGATGTTTGGTTTGAAGATGAGGCTGCAATTTATGATTATCTTCCATATCAgttaatttgttgatttaatcgattcattgtttagtctaacaatgtaaaaatgttgTGAAAAAGGCACACCAAAGAGTCCAAAACTGttagatattcaatttacaattatatgaaacagagaaacgcagcagaatctcacatttaagaagctggaaccagcaaatattcagcattttttctttataaatgaTTAATCTATTATCGGAATAGTTATTGATTCCTGAGGGGAAATGGGGTCAAAAGTCTCTAATggataacaataaaaatatgattaaGCTTTATACGTGAAATCAATAAGATCCTATCAAAAACCAGTAAAATatgtcacctcctcctcctcagctgtcATTACTTTATCTGCCGGCTAGATTGAGTCATTGTCTCGCAGCATGTTGTTTCCTCACTGAGAGGCTTTTTATTATCACTCTGcgtggtgtatgtgtgtgtacgtacgtatgtgtttatgtgtgtgttgtgtttgtgtggggcCCCTGACGATCGGCCCTGCTGCCGCTCTCTGCATGTTCATGTGTTACTCAGACTCTCATCACTGCTCCCGTTCAGCCTCCGCCAGCCCGCTGACCGCCTGCTCCCATCACCACCCGAACGCCGAGCGCTGGAGGGTCTCCTCTGCCAGCACGCCGGACATCACCCAGCGCCAGCGCCGGCGAAACTCCACACCGGTAGGCACACATTAATGACTCTCATATACACAAACCTACTGTAAATATATGCACTGTTTTTGCTGTGGAATTCTTTTTTAATGTGTTGATAAGGATTTAATTGTTTTATAACGTAATTTTTGTGGTGTTAACGCTCATCTTTGGATCTTTCATGTACTAAATTCAGACCATCATGACACATTTAACATCTTCACTGGAAATTGTACTAATGAAATCACTTCTAGGGATCCATCAAACCTGTTAGATGGCAATGGAAACCTAGATTTGGACTTTAAACCTGCACTAATCTAATGCTTTATATGAACAATGGGTCGTATGAAggtaatgtgaaaggtgtcgcTCGCAGTGACAAActcacagagaattatcaccctacattttagcatctttcagctcattgttttggttttatgcaactttactgttttggttcgcTCTCATGGTGGCACTGtacgctacctgcccagcaccaaacagcagacagacaaagttagaaaccacacattggtttgtggactgccgttttgaagccttttgaagttgccatcttgtttttttgcaaccagaagtgacacgagagggtggagctaaatacaaccgaacgctgaataagaaatttttttggcaaccaaaatattacaattaactttcatgaactgaaaacacactgtgaaagggttaaagttgtaagaagaaaacaaggacaacctccagaccggacaacgccgtggtagcgacctgtcaatcacaaggtagccaccccctaaagcatcccctgctttatggtctatttgactctaaatgggaccataatttactaaatgaacatcatgctgtattcaagaagacttgaaactagcgattgagaccataaattcatgtttacaatgtttactgaggtaataaatcaagtgagaagtagactcattttctcatagacttctatacaatcagacttctttttgcaaccagaggagtcgccccctgctggctattagaaagaatgcaagttgaaggcacttcagcattggcttcacatctcagaccctggagttgcccactggttagcgactagctggtgaacattgtGGAtgatttagcagctaaagaaatAGACGTTCCttcaggaggtggtggagaccaaaacagagctcaaAGAGAGAGAATAATGGACTTACATTTGTCAGGTGGCCTgcaacacgactccaaatgaatggcAATGTTGCTCTGTGCTGGGTGTGTAAATAGGCAAATGTTAACACGTAAATAACACGTTCACCAACTTTGGATGATAATATGTTAcggcaagtggtaaaaaataaattttaaacTGCCCCTAATTTCACAATTCAGTTATTAAATAGCATGTGCAAAGGGAATAAACTGTCATGCCAGGTTGAAATGCTTGTTTTATAATGTGATGTGTAATGTTGACGATACTGACATTTAACGAAAGACCTTTAACTGCaatataccgtatatatatatatcagcctCAGCCTGAGGTAATAACTGATTGTTTGTGTCCCGTCTTTCTTCAAGGTggacaaaaagaagaaagagaagaaagacaaGGAGAGGGAGAATGAAAAAGAGAAGAACGCTATCACAAAAGACAAAGTGCAGAAGAAGAGACAGACGATATCGCCCACCACCACGACCCAGAGATCCAGGCCAGAGACCAGGTATCATACAGGGTGGTGTCTGTAGATCGATACATCCCGTATTTTAACCAGAAAAATGTTCAGTTCATTCTATATTGAGGATTTGGCAGGAGAGAggctgagagaaagagagagagagagagataggaagCTCATGTGTTCTCATGCTTTATCCTCGGAGCAGGTTAATGTCTGACAGATGGTCCAAGGTGCTATAATCTAACTAAAAGGGCTGGACACCGTTCAGTCAGCAGGCGAGGGCCAGTCTGCCAACGGACAGTCAGACAGAAAGGGGTTTTCCTGACTGATGCACAGGGGGAAATAAAAGATGGCTCAGCTAAGGTTACACCCCGCCTGCAGCCAAAGATTCATGGAGATTCAGACGGAGTCACTAATGTCTTACACATGACCTAGTTATGGTTCTTATGAAGTGCACTGGGAACCTCATTACCTTTTCCTACACCGCTATGAAAACCTCATCTCTTGTGCCACCAACTCTCTCTTTGACTCATGTTTCACTTCCCCCTCCATCTCCTTCTCTTCTCATCAGCACCCCGAAGCTCAAAAACAGACCTCCATCACCCGCAGCCCCCAAAGGTCGGCCCCTGTCCCCGATggtgccagcagcagcagcagcctccaaAACCCCCACGGGCAAAAAGACACCTACTGGCACCAAGACCCGACCCAAACGAGCCCAGACGCCCGCCAGGATGCAGCCCCAGACGGTCACTGCGGTCGCCGTGGCAACGGGCCACAAAGCCCAGCAGCCCAACGCTCCAGAGGAGAAAAAGGGTGAGTTGTGGTTACCATGGAGACGATATCCAAGCTTCAAGGTGACCTGGAGGTTTTGGCCCACATTCGTGTTAAAAAACGGTGTGATTACTGAGTTTGTGCGAGATTCTGACCGGCCTCTAACTGGAGTGATTTGAACACGGGTTGCACAAAATTGAACCGGTGTAATTGTGGTTTGATAGACTGTCGTAAAATAACCACAGAAACCTCCCTGCTTATGTTGCACATCAGATGTTTTGGTCTTTTGATGAATTATTCCACGTAATTTCCACTGCAAATCAACAGCCGTGTAGGTGACATTGAAAACTGTtcacatattttaatttaaacttCTCTCTCCGCCGATAACTTCCACTCCTACCAGCCCTCCCCCGGCGTATCCATCCGGGTGGAACGGCTGCAAGCATCACCTGCTGGAGCTCCGCATTTTTAGTTCCAATGCAGGTAGACTTGTGGCCGTGGTCATCAACATCATTTGGTTTAAATTTTATACTCAAGATCCCAGAAGCAAAaagattgttatttttttaattcccaATTTATTTGTGTAATTACCGTAATATGAAGATTAAGCATGTAACTATTTTGTTCCCTGACAGTTATTTTTCGTTCACATGCCGTGTTTTTTTGCGCCCCGCAAATCCATTGTTGCACCCGAGTTTAAAAGTTGTTGAAGTTTTGGAATgcgcatgtcatgtgacgaggaacaaccaaaTCACAGCCGGCAGATATCTTTCCGTTCTTCTGTAATTATGAGTGTATGCTGGAGAAGAAGTTGATTATATAGTGAAATATCATagatatgttatgttattaatattgtattagTAAACTAGAGCGTTTGGAAGAAGATCAGATGACACGGTTAGCTGGCCATGGTCGTTTAGCAGTGTCAGGTACAAACTGCCTCTGTGCCCTTGAAAGTTGGCACAAGAGAAGGAACCCAGTAACTGAACCGTGCGTTGTCCCGGTGGTTAAAGAGGCTGCATGTGTCCCGGCCCTAAATCAGTCCAATCTAACTGAGTAAAAAcaggaatataataataacaacaaaaaatagGCTGCATTTTAAAttacacttttattttattcatggcACTACGGTGATATTGAACTACGGACTGTTATTGTATGGATcattgtgatgtctgcactATTACGCACAGAAATGACTGTAGGATCTGCAATGTGTCCTGAGAAgtgaattaaatttaaaaagagACATCATCTCCTGTTGGCAGGATATTTGAGCTGCTGTATTCACATTTGACTCTCTGCATAAAGTTTCCTGTGAGGAAAACTCTCCACAGGATTTCCCAAACTGTCCGTGTGTCATGGCGTCGGCTGTGTTTCCAGTAAAAAGGGATGAAAGTAGCAAATGTGATTAGCCATGATCGTCACAGCACAAAATTACCAAAAGTATGTTTGGCATAACGCCGACGCACTGGGCAGGGCGCACTTCATTGCAATCTACGCCTTGTTGCTGCGCTCATGAAAATAGAGTCCTTTATGTCTGTTTTTAATGAATCAGCTTTACTTTAAATTGTTAATTTAGTAAAATGAAAATTCAATGTTGAATCATAGCTGCATAATAAACAATTTCAAAATGCATCATCTGGCAGTCTAGCGATTTTCCCTCATCTTATTCTTCAGATGTTTTAATGAGTATGTTCTTGGTAAACCAGATGTTTGCTTccttattattatgtttttagaaacataaGCACCACCTGTCCTCTCTTTGTCTTCTCTCTAATAGACTCCAGTAATGTTCCTGCCATCGTGGTGTCCACAGCACCGCTTACACCTCCTTCCCTCAGCCCAGCGGTTGCATCAGCGGCCTCTCCAGCTGCTCCAAACGTAGAGCCGGCCGCCTCGGCTGCttctcctcctgcagcctcCACCGGTAATCCTGCTCCATCTGCTGCACCCGCCGCCACCGCTGTTGCTACCACTGCCTCCACCACCCCGGCTGCACCAACCAGCAGACCGTCAGCAGGCACCAACAACCAGGAGGAGGCTGCTCGTGTCCTGGCAGAGAAACGCAGACAAGCCCGGGAGCagcgggagagagaggagcaggagcgTCTGGAGCAGGAGCGAAAGAACAAGTAAGGCTCAATGTCAACATGAATATATCAACACAACAACTTATTAttcatcatatcatatcatttaATATCTATAAACAGTGTGACAACAGGTTGATGCCGTTAAAGGGcatgaaatgaaatgtcatCTTTACCACCAAGAGACCGAACACTAGAATGACAAAATAACAGGAACACCTTACAACATGATGTAAttcaacacaacacaactacCTTGCTGCAGtatatttgtttttctgacaaaaaaaattgaTGATTTTGTGACGCTTTATTTTACAAGTTCTTAATTTCCTAATAATTTCTATGTAATTTGGCAAAGATTGCAGGAAAAATAGGAACTTCCATGAAAGAATTTCtccatttaaaggaccagtatgtaatatatttactgtaataaatgatatgtcatcagagattaaggagacatgctgaattgaaatactggcttctctgacaacgatgctacagccagtatgttctcatttgaaatttccattccggtctgaaacatctgtttttgttttggccggtgtgatcccgtccactgcccatttcaacaccccgttgccacataATATGAAACAAACTGGCACATAAACACAGCCtcctgcagccatggaagcaagcaaacaaactggatcaacagagataacgttaacattagattctacccgacctgaaaagcctcggcacatctctctgtggtccgtgtgctgCTGGGTTAtcaagacagacagagagtatTTGAGAgacacagccggtgaagtgattcaAACTACTTCTGCTGGCCAGAGACTAACAGCGTGATGCTAACACACGCTATCAGTCACACAGGAGAAGCAGAcgggccacggctccaatgttttgaatttgtacCCATTTTGTACCCATTTTAAACactagctgtcagtgctacatattgctcctttaaacCCAAATaaatgggggaaaaaagcaaataaaatgaatgatcgCAATTCATCATTTATTGGAAACTTTGTTATTGCCATTTATTATTTACGCTGCCCGGAGACAAGTTGTTGTTGAGTAAATTATTTGCACTAGTACCTCTGAtacttgtctgtctgtaatTATGACCAAGTTACATCGCTCTTCCCAGGAAAGGTTGTACAGAATTATTAGAATTATAGAGACATTTTTGCCCATAAAATAAAGCGTTACCGACATGTTTTTACcagggtttttttttacagtggagGTTTTGAATAACTGAataatttttcatttaaaagttCCCTTTCATTTATAAAAGAAGGATCATTTATGTGTTTAAATCATTTCAGTGGCCTCAGGCCTGCTACTTTATGTGTCAGCTGCGGTTTTAGCCTCGGGTACGGAAGTATGACTTCTGAGAATTGTGGGACAACTAAAGGTTGTTCTCAGGTTTACAACTGcagatatataataatatatatggtAATGTAACACGGCTACGTCTTTTCAGGATCCTCCGGGAGGAGGCGATGGCCCGGGAGGTCGAGGAGAGGAAgcgcagagaggaggaggctcGATTCATGGCCGAGCAGCAGCGTGTCCGGGACGAAGCCCAGCAAGctcaggaggagcaggaggcgcAGGAGAAAGCCAAGGCCGAGCAGGAGGAGAACGAGAGGCTGCAGAAACAGGTCAGTGACCAGGACACGTACAGGACATGTGATCTGGTGGATGAGATTGAAAGTTGTTTTTGATAATTGTAGTGGCTGTTTTAACTTTGTTCCAATCAGGAACACTTTTAGTCTGCAAGGCATCTCAGTTTAACCTCGTGCTCCATTTAATTGAAACCTCCTTGTGAATTAAACCAGTGTTCTCACAAGGCCTGGAGGCAGGAAACTGGTGATTGGGGGGTTTATTTAAAGGTTTAGATCACAACATCAGGGCAGGTGATTCTTATCCAAAAGTTACATCTCAGTCTGGTTCGTCACCATCTGAATTGTACCGTCAAAAACTTGTTTCAGTTCAAAATTTGCAGACTTCTCTACATCTTACAAGCACCTTGTTCCTAAACTGTTTCACCTCTGTGCACTAAAGACTACCTTATACCACCATTACCTCTCCTCAATAATAATAAGTTATGTACCTGTATTCCAGTACTTAAAGGGAGAATACGTATATAACTTTTCTGtaattaaaatatctaaaaacgACTAGACCtgttatatattttgttgagttgtgtTCTTATATTATCCCAGATGTTTACAACACTTTTCAAACCCAGAGGAATCCGTAATTTTAATCAACGTAACGGTCCGCTTCATTTGGTCGCCTGTCGATGGCATCATATCTCCTTGCACATGCGTCAGCATTTTGGTTGTCTATTAGAAGCCGTCATAAACTGACATTTTATCCGCCACAGTTTAACGATACACTTTTTATATCTTGGTAGTTTTTAACTATATATTTTAGCTGGATGAAGGATTTCAGTCATCGTACATCTAGATCTTaaggggactgtttgtaacttcttacacatataaatcgtaccgggtcggtgtcccatgagctcgcgtgtggctacgctgttcagacaagactccaacgcaaactacacggaaacaccaaaaccgcaaagttatatcttgtgaagcctgtcttgcaaaatagtgttggccgcggtcggaggacgcgggggagaccgtagctttggtctccagggccggagtctctgctgtactctgctcctctcgcctgccttcactcacacaccgcgctcgttctcgctcgctcagctcgctccacctcacgtgcatgcgcgcacactccacactgcagaagagttagtttagctctgagaatatctagtgaatgtacagtggacgtttttgcggaaataaatgctgcagctcctccagaccaacagaggatACCCGGgttttgtgaagtgacggggctccgcagagagaaacgttatcttCTCCGACCAAAattccggtgtctcccctgttccctctggcCGCTGGGATTTTTTACTTGATCCTGAATAAACATAATGCTTCTATTATCTGTAATTTGGCTTAGTATTATAAATCAAAACCCCCATGATTTCAGTGAAAGAATAATTTAAATCCATTTCCTTGAACCCACTGCCAATATCTAGTGGGTATCAAACCCTCAACCCGAGTTAACCACCACCACTTCCATCAGTGAGACACATGATCAATTCCTGTTaactgtaaatactgtatgaaCTGCAAACCCTCTAATTTTCCACAAACCAACATGAATCCCTTTGATCCCCCACATGCAGTAAGCCCACTTACCATCTGGGCAGATTAATGCATAGGAGGATGCCTGAGCTGTCGGGGGGGTTTGTTGCTGTACGTGAGCCCGAACATCAGACTCACTCACcccctgactgactgactgactgtctggcAGATTAAAGGACATAAAATATGTGCTGCTGTCACGGACCACTGGTGAGCCCTGTGAGTCAGAGGGCCCTTGTCTGCCCGGGCACATGCCAGCTGGTGACCTCCATAATGGTGATGAGCAGAGGCTGAGGGAGCCATTGTGATCTGGGAGATAGTGACAGGCCTGTGCTGCCTCTGTCTCCTCGTACACTTGGCTCTGCAGTGGGCTGATGGTTGGATAAGCAGCGTCAGTGTACGCCGTGCCCGAAGCACTCCGCCACGCTCCACTCCCCTTCTCCCCTCTTCAATCGGACCATTGTTCCACCCTGACAGCTCCAGACTACAGTGgcctcatatttttttttacagctcaaGTGTTGCGGGAAACTAAAAACGTGTGTGACTATTTAAAGATTTGTGTCCAAAACTAATCGCTGCAGTCAAAAGACAGTGTTAAAACATGTGAAACTGCAGATTTTAAAAACAGCAGGTTACAACAGTTGTGACAGATGTGATTTATGCACACATCATAATCTTTGTTTTCATTGCCTACTTCAACACATCTGCTTGGTTGGTGCTGAATCTAAATACCCAGTGAGGCATGTAATGGAGTTACTCAGATGATATCAACTCTGTCCTGAAGGCTGCAGAACTGACTGAGCATGTGctgccacctggtggtcaaGAGGTTTTCTGCATTACagtacatccacacacacaatgtgacACACCAGAGGTGGAAGAAAGTGTTATTTTTGTCAGCTTTGTaatcatgtttttgtcttatttttttcAGAGGGAGGAGGCCGAAGCCAAAGCTCGCGAGGAGGCCGAGCGTCAGCGCCTCGAGAGGGAGAAACACTTCCAGAAAGAAGAGCAGGAGCGGCTGGAGAGGAAGAAGgtgaggagagaaaacagagaaaaataaCAACCTCACAGTTCAGAAAAGTTCACACTCAGGAGTTCATCCCAGTACTTCCCTCCCTCTAACTCACTGATCTCTCTGTCTGATCTGCACAGCGCCTTGAGGAGATCATGAAGAGGACTCGGAAAAGTGACGCAGGAGAAAAGGTTTGTGTGTTTCCTTTTAAACAAGCTTGAAGGAACTGAACTTCCTTGTGACctttttgaaacaacagaagtCTTTTTGATCTTTTTCTCATCACAGAAGGATGTCAAAGCTTCTCCACAGGTCAACGGCAAGGACACAGAGCTCAGCAAGAGTGAGTGTTACAGTTTCTACGCCGTATGTTCAGTCTGAAATACAatctcatttattcatttactcattctgtttctgtttgcaGCTGGGACCCTGCAGAGTCCCGACGCTGCAGTCCTCAGCGCGTCACAAAGTGTGTCCGGTCCGGTTGTAAACGGCGTCCAGAACGGCGTCTCGGCCAACGGAGAGGCGGCTCACTTCGAGGAGATCATCCAGCTGAACAACAGCGGCAACCCGACGCAGACTCAGAGCGGGCTGGTCAGCGAGCCCATCCTGGCGTTCGAGGGCGGAGAGCCCTTCCTGATGAAAACAGGCCCCATGAAGCCTCAGCATGTCGCAGGTACAGTGAAGAGACAACACATGAGACTGTGATCATACATTATAACAATGTATCAGGACATAAAGGAGGAGAAATGTTCACGTTTCTTTGGAATAAATTGATCTCGAGGTCAATAAAAACTGTCAACACCCCGTCATCAAATCTTAATCCTACATCAGTGTTCcttaacataaaataatatctCCGTGTGATAATCACAGTTCAAGGACTTTTAAGTTCATCCAacgatttttttctttccacattgtttcatttgaaggagTTTTACAGgcttaaacataaacatattcAGTATTTCACAAGATAAATGGCAGAAATGTGAGAAGTCTAAAAAATGCTACAGAATTTTGTGccaaaatttttttattttatcaatttaaTCATCTTGTGACCCTCATATTTATCTTAGGGAGTGCTTTGAGGGTCCTGAAACCAAAGTTAGGTCAAATAAGTCAAACATGTCATTCTTTCATGGAAGGTGCAACAAGAAAGTCATCCCCCTGAATTTAGCTAAATTGGACAAaggtggtgtgtctttaattcTGTCTTCAAACATTCCCTCTAATGTC
This Sebastes fasciatus isolate fSebFas1 chromosome 17, fSebFas1.pri, whole genome shotgun sequence DNA region includes the following protein-coding sequences:
- the LOC141754456 gene encoding uncharacterized protein LOC141754456 isoform X2; amino-acid sequence: METMDYKELGHHFEEKLTLTDKSLPLQTESPSIQNGDKSLGKDILTSDDSAVTDLSPKTDSSPITETPTKTDDSSKTDVRPSTPGSSPQPKKDSMSSEQRQKLAKERREERARYIAVKKTQWLEKENKARRLRESQLEDRRRKLEEQRLKAEKRRVLLEEKQRQKLEKNKERYEAAIKRSTKKTWAEIRAQRWSWAGGLNQTSRRESRCSASTVNLPRQVDPVINNRLSKSSATLWNSPNRTRSLRLSPWESRIVERLMTPTLSFLARSRSAATLLNNSDSNSHHCSRSASASPLTACSHHHPNAERWRVSSASTPDITQRQRRRNSTPVDKKKKEKKDKERENEKEKNAITKDKVQKKRQTISPTTTTQRSRPETSTPKLKNRPPSPAAPKGRPLSPMVPAAAAASKTPTGKKTPTGTKTRPKRAQTPARMQPQTVTAVAVATGHKAQQPNAPEEKKDSSNVPAIVVSTAPLTPPSLSPAVASAASPAAPNVEPAASAASPPAASTGNPAPSAAPAATAVATTASTTPAAPTSRPSAGTNNQEEAARVLAEKRRQAREQREREEQERLEQERKNKILREEAMAREVEERKRREEEARFMAEQQRVRDEAQQAQEEQEAQEKAKAEQEENERLQKQREEAEAKAREEAERQRLEREKHFQKEEQERLERKKRLEEIMKRTRKSDAGEKKDVKASPQVNGKDTELSKTGTLQSPDAAVLSASQSVSGPVVNGVQNGVSANGEAAHFEEIIQLNNSGNPTQTQSGLVSEPILAFEGGEPFLMKTGPMKPQHVAEVL